From the genome of Castor canadensis chromosome 4, mCasCan1.hap1v2, whole genome shotgun sequence, one region includes:
- the Fzd5 gene encoding frizzled-5 produces the protein MARPDPSAPPSLLLLLLAQLVGRAAAASKAPVCQEITVPMCRGIGYNLTHMPNQFNHDTQDEAGLEVHQFWPLVEIHCSPDLRFFLCSMYTPICLPDYHKPLPPCRSVCERAKAGCSPLMRQYGFAWPERMSCDRLPVLGRDAEVLCMDYNRSEATTAPPRSFPAKPTLPGPPGAPSSGGECASGGPSVCTCRDPFVPILKESHPLYNKVRTGQVPNCAVPCYQPSFSPDERTFATFWIGLWSVLCFISTSTTVATFLIDMERFRYPERPIIFLSACYLCVSLGFLVRLVVGHASVACSREHSHIHYETTGPALCTVVFLLVYFFGMASSIWWVILSLTWFLAAGMKWGNEAIAGYAQYFHLAAWLIPSVKSITALALSSVDGDPVAGICYVGNQNLNSLRGFVLGPLVLYLLVGTLFLLAGFVSLFRIRSVIKQGGTKTDKLEKLMIRIGIFTLLYTVPASIVVACYLYEQHYRESWEAALTCACPGPDAGQPRAKPEYWVLMLKYFMCLVVGITSGVWIWSGKTVESWRRFTSRCCCRPRRGHKSGGAMAAGDYAEASAALTGRTGPPGPAAAYHKQVSLSHV, from the coding sequence atGGCTCGGCCTGACCCGTCCGCGCCTCCctcgctgctgctgctgctcctggcGCAGCTGGTGGGCCGGGCGGCGGCCGCCTCCAAGGCCCCGGTGTGCCAGGAAATCACGGTGCCCATGTGCCGGGGCATCGGCTACAACCTGACGCACATGCCCAACCAGTTCAACCACGACACACAGGACGAAGCAGGCCTGGAGGTGCACCAATTCTGGCCGCTGGTGGAAATCCACTGCTCCCCTGACCTGCGCTTCTTCCTGTGCTCCATGTACACGCCCATCTGCCTGCCGGACTACCATAAGCCGCTGCCGCCCTGCCGCTCGGTGTGTGAGCGCGCCAAGGCCGGCTGCTCGCCGCTTATGCGCCAATACGGCTTCGCCTGGCCCGAGCGCATGAGCTGCGATCGTCTCCCAGTGCTGGGCCGTGACGCCGAGGTCCTGTGCATGGATTACAACCGCAGCGAGGCCACCACGGCGCCCCCCAGGTCCTTCCCCGCCAAGCCCACCCTCCCAGGCCCACCAGGGGCGCCGTCTTCCGGGGGCGAGTGCGCCTCGGGAGGCCCATCAGTGTGCACGTGTCGCGATCCCTTCGTGCCCATCCTGAAGGAGTCGCACCCACTCTACAACAAGGTGAGGACGGGCCAGGTGCCCAACTGTGCAGTGCCCTGTTACCAGCCGTCTTTCAGCCCGGACGAGCGCACTTTCGCCACCTTCTGGATCGGCCTCTGGTCGGTGCTGTGCTTCATCTCCACCTCCACCACTGTGGCCACCTTCCTCATCGACATGGAACGCTTCCGCTACCCTGAGCGCCCCATCATCTTCCTGTCTGCCTGCTACCTGTGCGTGTCGCTGGGATTCCTGGTGCGCCTGGTCGTGGGCCATGCCAGCGTCGCCTGCAGTCGGGAACACAGCCACATCCACTATGAGACGACAGGCCCCGCGCTGTGCACCGTCGTCTTCCTGCTGGTCTACTTCTTCGGCATGGCAAGCTCCATCTGGTGGGTCATACTATCGCTCACCTGGTTCTTGGCGGCTGGCATGAAGTGGGGCAACGAGGCCATCGCAGGCTATGCCCAGTACTTCCACCTGGCCGCGTGGCTCATCCCCAGCGTCAAGTCCATCACGGCGCTGGCGCTGAGCTCCGTGGACGGGGACCCCGTAGCGGGCATCTGCTACGTGGGCAACCAGAACCTGAACTCGCTGCGTGGCTTCGTCCTGGGCCCACTGGTGCTCTACCTGTTGGTGGGCACGCTCTTCCTTCTGGCGGGCTTCGTGTCGCTCTTCCGCATCCGTAGCGTCATCAAGCAGGGTGGGACCAAGACGGACAAGCTGGAGAAGCTCATGATTCGCATCGGCATCTTCACGCTGCTCTACACGGTGCCAGCCAGCATCGTGGTGGCCTGCTACCTGTACGAGCAGCACTATCGCGAGAGCTGGGAGGCCGCCCTCACCTGCGCGTGCCCGGGCCCCGACGCCGGCCAGCCGCGCGCCAAGCCCGAGTACTGGGTGCTCATGCTCAAGTACTTCATGTGCCTGGTGGTGGGCATCACGTCGGGCGTCTGGATCTGGTCCGGCAAGACGGTGGAGTCTTGGCGGCGCTTCACCAGCCGCTGCTGCTGCCGCCCGCGGCGGGGCCACAAGAGTGGCGGTGCTATGGCCGCAGGGGACTACGCCGAGGCCAGCGCCGCGCTCACCGGCAGGACCGGGCCGCCCGGCCCCGCCGCCGCATACCACAAGCAGGTGTCCCTGTCGCATGTGTAG